The genomic interval AGCAGTTAAACAGTTAGTCTTGCTTAGAGTAATGTTCATTACTCAATTTCAGGCCACTTTCTAGTTATTTCAAACTTACAGTGTTTTGTGCTGCCGACCATCATAAAAAGGAGCATCCAAAAATGTCCCTGATGAAACTGCTTTTGGTTAAACAGAAGTGTCATTGATTATTTCAGCAACATGTCTGAGTTGGACCACATCTCTTTAATGTAGTTTTTCCTTTGTGCCATTTTGTGCTCTcctttgacaaattttgacaccacttctgactgaatgaatggaAAGAACTAAATTTGCCAGTGTTTACTATAAGTAGGGAGTATTTCACAAGAAGCAATGGttgttttaaagagtatggttgTTTTAAATCATCTGTGGCTCAGTGGTAGAAGACAGTTTTACTGTGACTACATGGACAAAACCTTTCATGATAATAAAGAGATAAAGCTGGTATATAtaagttgtatttttaaaatgtgtttgcatCTGAGCCAACTCCATTCTCCTGATTAAAACCATGAGATGGGACTGAAAATTCAGAGAAAGCTAGTGAGGGGATCTTTGAGTTGAGGTAATTTTGGGATAGATTCTGAGATCAGGAATGAACTTCCTACCAGTTTTTAACTACAGTGTATATATGAAGGTTTTACCTAGTAAGAAATGAAGTACACTAACATAGTTCCTCATTTTCTGGCAAGTTCACTTTTTGGGAGAAATGGTTTCAATATGACATGCGACAGGATGTCTGAGGCAGATGTTTTTAGAAATCCACACTGGATTGGTTACCCAGACAACTGTATCGATAGTGTCATGGAAATTAAATCCACAGTACCATTGTTCTGTAATGGTTTACTCCTTGTCCTAATTTTATTACGTTTCACAGAACCACGTGATTCACAATTTAAGCTCATGACATTTACAGAGGAATTGGAGGAGGTCCAACATGTGCCAAAAAATctaatctgtctttttcttttatcatgCGGAAACATCCCATGAGATAATTAATtttgcaaagaaaaataaaacctatCATTACACAAATTCAAAAATTAGgtgatttaaaattaaattagttGACAACActgctgaaaacacattaatcaGTGGTAACTATAGTGGTGTCCAAAATGTAGCCCATGGACCATGCATGGCTTGTCACCTGTGAGTTCCTTTAAAGTTTAAGTTTTAGCAAACTGTCAGGCTGTCAGCAAGCTTCAGGCTTTCCTGTTGGAGATCGTAATCCACCACTGAGATGTGCACTAGTTTAGATAAGACGACTCTGGAGTACTTCTATCCTCTAATCTCAAAGACTAAATTGAAAGGCTCATGGCCCAAGACTATACGTTTTTGTCATTGTGGCTCCTGGCATGCTGAGTTTGGTTTGGAGCAAAGCTACAAACATTACAGCCTTATTTAAGTgatttaaaatcaatatttaatgtCATAACAGTGATTAAGGTCTGTGATAAATAGCAATGTAAAGAATAGTATATACTTTAGTGTAAATTTGCTTCAACCCTGGGATTACTTCTGTAACCAACTCCTGTTGTATACACTATCCCCTCATTTGTTTAAGGTAAAGGTGTAAAGCCATATTCTTCAGTTTAAACAATGCTTTATTGATTAAATTTATTTAAGATTAAAAATCAATTACAGATATATTCTACtgtacagcagcagaataaagAATTATGTTTTAACCCATGAAAATCttaaaattaaacaatataAAATTTGTTGTACAGCCTATTGAAGAAAGGCTGTGTGTCTCTTTAACTAGTCAACAtctcacaaatacacagacactcacaaAATAAAGAGGTTAACTAAACACAACAATTGCACAGATTATACAGTCATACAGTTTTGAAATGACCCACGTCAAAGCGACCCTGAACCCATGCTTCAGCCACAATATGTAGAGATGACTTATGCCAGAATGTGGCTTTCCTCTCTAGAAATTTTGTCCTTTGGTGTGAACTTTTAAAGCCACAATATTGATAACGATGTTGGTCaaatttacatttgaaatacaTAACAATTTTTCTTGGTAGTTTATGATACCTCAGCTTTAACTGTAAACTGAGAAGTTTCATGCAAACCAAACTCCACATTATTCAACAGTTCTTGGATCAGATAATGTCCTCTTTATATCAACCACTTGTGTGCAATTTGATAGAAAGGTTTAAACACCATTCATCCTGCTACTccacacattttgtttctttaagcccgtaattaaaaattaaaatatagaATGTATTACTGTAGATACACCAGATACATTTAGTACTCTCaaattataattaaataatgCTAATTCAAAACTGGAAATGACATATGTCAATCTTGAGCAAAATGAGAAGCAAGGTCCTTGGCAGACTGCAGGATCCATCTGAAAGCTGAACATCTCTGTTCACAGTCCTTCAACAAAATGTAACTCTATCACCGTGGTTTGGTTTACTGAGATTGTAGACCTCTGGGGGAACCAAGCCACtgctcctccttttcctctccctcattTTTGAGATGAATAGGTGGAATATCTCCACGATGTTGAGGATCACAGAGAGAACAGCCATTGCCAACATAAAGACAATAaagatgcttttctctgtgggACGACTAATGAAACAGTCTACCGGCGATGGACAGGGGTAGTGGGGAAATGAAATCTTAGTAGGCATGAATATGAAGCCATAGAGGTAGTACTGGCCTACGATGAATCCCACTTCAAGCAGGATCTTTAACAGCAGCTGTATCACGTAGCTGACCAGCAGGGCACCCTTAAGCTGCACTTTGCCATGTTCATCTGAATACTTTGGAGCTTTCACCATCCCATTCTTACCAAGTTTCTGCTCCAGGCGTCTCCTCAGCTTGTTTTCTTTGCGAATCACCAGCAGGACATGCCCAAGATAGATCAGTGTTGGCGTGGACACAATTAGGATCTGGAGGACCCAGAAACGCGTGTGAGACATAGGGAAGGATCGGTCGTAGCAGGCGTTCTTGCAGCCAGGGCTTTTGGTGTTACAATTCATGTTTGCTTGTTCATCTCCCCAAATTCTATCTACACCAGCAGCCAGGATGAAGAttctgaagagaaaaagaacacTCATCCAGACCTTCCCCACTACAGTGGAGTGAGACTGCACCTTGTCCAACAAATCAGACAAGAAGGACCACTCCCCCATGATGAAAGcctgtgagagagaaaacaaaaaagcactGATGAATACACAGTTGACCCTGCAAGATTTTATGTCAGTATACTAACCTGTGTAGCACATTTTACATACAGGATAAGCGGACATTGAAAGAAGATGTGGAATGACTATAATAAAAATGAAGCAGCACCAATACAGTGTCCAATCCACACCTATCTCTTATGTattatgtacattttaaaattcacatAAATACATTAGCACTACATTGCTATTCTATAAGGAAAGCTGTGCCAGACTATTTAGATTCATAGAATGCAAAATTAACAACAACCAAAAGACATGAAGAGGACAAAAGGTATACTGTGTGTTTCATCACAGAAGGGTCATATATCAGAAAATTGTATTGGCATGGAAATCCATACATACTGACAGCTCATTTGGACTGAaattttttaagttttgaaaAATACGTATCTAGCATTCAGAACAGTTAAAAGTGGTTTCACCATTTCTCACACCAGAGATGACAGAATGGCTTTCAACAACCTCTGTTGTTGTCTCTGACTGCCCAGAGAGGCTCTCCCCAATCATAATtgaattttgtctttttcagcaCATTATGTAATTTATGCTGATTAGAATCTAGGAGCCAGTGTGGAGATTGAGGAGGTCAAGTGATATACTCACAAGTGAAAGTCACTCAAATGCACATCCAAGTATTACTCAGGAGCCTGACATGATTTGTTGACACCAATGCCAGAGGTTTGCCAGATAATAAATAAGATCGGTTTCAAATAGTATCTGTATTCACATTTGGACTCCATCTCAAGACCTTcagtaaaaacatatttctcatGTGTGTTATTAATATCTTGtgacaacacattttacattctCAGACTCTTCATTAATAAAACTTCAGTGCCTGAAGGCTgtgaaatatattcaaataattAAATTCTCATGGctttcacattttaacagaTTAATAATTGATATTGTATTTGTACAAATATTAACTCTTCATACAGTAATAACTGTTCCTACCTCAGTGATGACCACTGCCTTGTTCAGTCAGTTCCTTTACTGTGACTGGGATTCTCTCACTTCCCTCTTATAATTCATGCCGATGATTGCAGAGTCATCAGATTCCTCCCAGGTCTAACTGACCCACCCACACTCCCAAATGACAACGTgactgtctgtcagtcagtagTGTTGAAATTGGACAGATGTTGAGAAATAACAGCTTAGTTACCCACTGCTGACAATATTGACACCGCATCAGCTGTTCCAGTATGGATGAATAACCTTCACTCCTATAAAAATGTCCTTTCACATATTATTGAGCAATGTGCTGAATTTTAAGTTTATGTAGAAAACTGTAACCCCAGTTGGGTTCACCAGAAGAATCAAAGGGGCCTGAAAGCCACAAGTTCtctgtttgtgaaaatgaaattttgttttaGCATGTGTACTTCACCATTTAAACACTATGCCAAATGACATTATAGGGACATTAAGGGTCCTGCTTTATTACATGATCTTGAGGCCCTGTGTTGAGGAGAGTCATTTTCTTCAGGTAGACTAATGCTATGTCTTAGTTTGTGCACTTCCATACTTTTTGAGTGCATAACTGTGTTCACACTGATTACATAGCCAATGGTTTTGTAGTAGAAGTGTGTATGACGTGTATCAAGAGTCCAAAGGGACCATCAGCttattttcaaatgtgtgaaaatggcATAGGAGAAGTGAGTGATAAGTTCATAGCCTAAGGCAGAAGGAGTCGTTTTTGAAAACCtagcacatttatttttcagcataGTCTCCTGCATTTACACACTCAGTGAAGCAGTCATGAAGCATACAAATCCGTTTTTACAGAGGTATCTTAGGCCTCCAGAAAGTTGATCCACAACatgatgtcatcatcactgtcaaaatggcgaccatTGAGCGCATCATGGAGAAGAGGTAGTAGTCTGAGGGTGCCAAATCAGGTGAACAGAGCGGGTTTTTAAATCCACATTCCTGGATGGAAGCCTTGGAGTTCCCTTAAGAGATCAGCAAAGGCAACTGTAATTGTACAACCCTTTTCCAGGTAGTCCACCAGCAGCATTCCCTTTGCATCACAGAAATGGAGGCCATCACCTTGTTTGCTGATGTTGCTAATTTGGCTCTCTTGAGAGCTGGAGACTCTGGGTGTTTCCACTGTTTCGATTGTCATTGAATCTGGTTAGAAGTGGTGGACTCAAGTCTCTTCCATAGATATGACTTGCTATGAAAATCTGTAGAAATCAGCCTCAGAAATGGCAGGATTGTCCCTTGAATCCACTTCTCATCAGGCCCAAGGAATTTCAGGAGTTTGTTGTGGATAACTGTACGAAAATACCCAGCTCTGCGCCAATGTACTGTTGTCTTATTTGTCAATCTGTCAAGATCATGTCAAGGATCTTGTCTTTGCTGCTCTATACCGATAATGTCAGCCTCAtggtatttttaaattattgcaGCATTTGCATAATAGTCTATGCTCTCCCTGAATTAAGGCTCTGAATTTCAAAGGACCTGCCCCTAAAATACACAGTGTAAACAGCTACTAGcctacagtgtatatatattttgGGTAGaattaacatattttacattgtttACTACACTCAGTTATACAGTGACCTCTGAACTCCAGACAGTGACTGATAGGTCTACAACACTGCTCCCTCCCCCTCAGTATTACCAAACATTCTCCAATATGTGATTCATATAAGGAGTCATTATCATCCCCACCACTGTTGATGGTGAAGTAAAATCCCTTAAAACAAAAATTTTAAGGTCATAAAAATCCTATCTCTACATTATGTATGTAGATCACCAAAAATTAGAAGTGTTGTATTCCAATTAACATAATCTAGTAGCAACTCTACAGTTCTACACCTCCAAAGATGGCTCATCCTTCTCATATCATTGAATTGGAGACCTGCTTGTCTGCTGAGAAAGGTTGAATGTCACTTAATATCCTGCTCCTGAATTCAGATAAAACTGGCCTAACATAGACACCATTTTGATCATGTAACATTTACCCTCAACAAatgtgtgatttctcaaagtagGATAACCAAGATGTTAGTTTATCTgacccctctttctttctcagtaCATTAAAGACAACACCAAGACCACCCTCTCTTTCACCTATGTAACATAACTGAAATTCAGTCTTTTCTATCCCTGCATGCTTGTACTTAAAGTCTCAGTTCAGAATGCTGCAGATAGAATTTTCCAGAATTCCAGAAAATTGTACCATATCAGCAATTTCcctcgggataaataaagtgtcttgaatcttgaatcttgaatttAGCTTCCTTTCACTGACTCTGTACCCATGTCAGAGTAAAGACAGACAAAATCATAATAGCCAGGCCCCCTCATACCTATCTGATCTCCTTAATCCTTACTTTCCAtcctgtgctttttgttttcagaataCAGGGCTCCTCTCTGTCCCCAgagttgaaaaaaataaatgaataaaagtcagcaggctgcagagcCTTTTACTATCTGTCCTCTTCCTGTTAAACAACCTGGCTGACATCAGACTATCTGACTACTACTAAGTTAAAACTCATCTTTACACCTTAACTTTAAGTTAGTGGTTTATCCTTTGATTACTTCAGGCCTACTTGTTATCAAGGTCTCAGTgaatcaatgaatcaattaaGCCTATAGTACAGTTTAGTCCGTGTTGTCCTGCCAACAGGAATACTGTAGACTTTCTGAAAACCACTGCATCTGTCCTATCTCTGTCTCTACCTTGCTCCGTCCCTATTTTCTCCCCCATTTTCACTCAGACTCTTTGTGGTGCACCATTGACCACTCACAgacctctctccttcttctgttGGTGCCTTGTTTGACATGTATTGGATCTGGATCTTCGTCCTCCGGGActcccagcctcctcctcctctctctcctgtgtgtttgcctcTCCTAGTGTGTGTAGTCTGTCCTCTCTCCAGATCTTCATGGTGGACAGGAGATCATGTGGCTCAGGTCTTATCTGGAAGTAGCTTGACGCCCACCCAGATACTTTCTTCATTAATGTTTACAGTCCAGAATTTTGTCATCTAAATTGTCCATACTGTAAATCCACTTATGTTCTGTACTGCATCTATTTCCTGCTTGTCTATCATGGAGGAGTTTTTGGGGGAAGATTTTCCTTTCCGGTTCAAGGCTCTAAGGACAAAGGTTGTTGCTGTGCAGATTGTTAAGCCCCTTGAGGCAAATTTGGGATTTATGATACtgggctatataaataaaatttaacaatgaacagaaaacttttttttaagtattcTTTTTGACCTCAGAATACCATCTTCTCATAACTAACTGACACATTTCTACATTAGAATTTCACATAAACAGGGTGTGTCTATGAAATGAATATTGACGTACAGCCTGGGTGTAAAGTCTGTGACTTATGTCTCTCAAAGTGGGAGGTAAGGCAAAATATCCTTTATGATCTGAGTTAATGATAGAAAAATGTGGTGTTAAGGGTCATAGCAGCTCTCTTTACAGGAACTGAGGGTGACGAAATTATTTCATCAGACTCATCAAAATCATCACGAGTTTGACTGAGCGAAATGAGAAGCTGAGAGTGTCAGATCGAAGTCTACGTGGCCTGAGTCATTCAGACCAAACCCAAAGGCTGCAACCATATTTAAGTCTCATTCTAGTCAGTGTATCACgtcttttgttttctgctctctggCTCTTCTGTGATGGGCTCACAGCAAAGAATTTCTAATATCTGAAGCCTGACAGGCAAGTACATTTTATGTAGATTTCATTAACATGTTATTGTGTTACAGGATGTATGTTAGTGTATTTTTAAGCCAAAATCTAGTTCAAATGTTGAGTAACTTGCTACTATTAGAAGAGTGTGCGCTATTTCTCCCACTCATAAAGTTAAGAATAACATTTATTCATCTAATTCCATTGTACTTAATATGATCTTAATTTTATTCTTATATTATATAGGTGGTTGTAAATTTACTGCCATATATTATCGGTATTGATGAACAATCAAAAGCAATATGTAGAATTTACAGTAAGGTGTTCAACAGATGGAGCTGCTGCTTTCTTCTTTGTTATCTAAAGATGTGTTACCACTTTCATTGTAAGCTTTAGTAAGTGGCTTGATAGTTAACAATTCATGATGTACCCTTTTGGTAAAATAATGTtttgacacacatacagtgaatgatgaatgattttTATGCTAGTTTATTGTTCAACCCACAATTCTAATTCTGACATCTACGTGTTTATCCTTCACTTTAGACATTAGTTTCCAGCAATGGGTGACTGGTCTTACCTGTCTGCACTGCTAGACAAGGTGCAGTCTCACTCCACTGTGGTGGGGAAGATATGGATGAGTGTCCTTTTTCTGTTCCGGATCTTTGTCCTGGGTGCTGCTGTGGACAATGTCTGGGGAGATGAAGTGTCAGAGTTCTACTGTGACACCCAGGAACCAGGATGTGTACATGCTTGCTACAACTGGATGTTCCCAATATCCTACATTCATTACTGGGTCCTGCAGATAACATTTGTGTCAACACCCACCCTGGTCTACTTGGGCCATGCTGTCCACATCATCcacaaagagaagaagatgatggagagaCTGCGGGACAGCCCTGATGGAAGTGCACTGAAGAAACCCAAGTATACAGATGACAGAGGGAAGGTGAAGATAAAAGGCATCCTCTTTTGCACTTATATGACCCAGCTGATATTCAAGATCCTCCTGGAGGTGGCATTCAGTGTGGGCCAGTTCTACATCTTTGGCTCTGTGTTCATGGTCTCCTACTTCCACTGTACTATGTCGCCACcttgtgctgtttttactgGTGCCCAGTGTTACATTTCTCGTCCTACAGAGAAGAcaatcttcatcatcttcatgcTTGTAGTCTCCGGTATTTCAGTGCTCCTCAACATCATTGAGATAATCTACCTGCTCTGTAACAGGAGGAAGCATAACAGAAAACAGCTTCTAGCGCCACAGCAATCGCTCAGTTCACCGCCGTACCCATCTAACCCAGCTTGGGGGGACACGAGCACCCATTATAGGGGCTTTCCATTGTCACCACTTCCTGCTCAGGGTCTCACAGACCTCTGCAATGATGAGAAACACTTTGACTCCATCAGTAAAGAGAAGGACACTTGATTAGTGAATAAAATTTCAGATTTAGATGCTTGCCCATTCTTTTGCTTAAATTACTCTTCAACATATGGTCAATAGCCTTATGTTGTG from Lates calcarifer isolate ASB-BC8 linkage group LG7_1, TLL_Latcal_v3, whole genome shotgun sequence carries:
- the LOC108899343 gene encoding gap junction Cx32.2 protein; its protein translation is MGEWSFLSDLLDKVQSHSTVVGKVWMSVLFLFRIFILAAGVDRIWGDEQANMNCNTKSPGCKNACYDRSFPMSHTRFWVLQILIVSTPTLIYLGHVLLVIRKENKLRRRLEQKLGKNGMVKAPKYSDEHGKVQLKGALLVSYVIQLLLKILLEVGFIVGQYYLYGFIFMPTKISFPHYPCPSPVDCFISRPTEKSIFIVFMLAMAVLSVILNIVEIFHLFISKMRERKRRSSGLVPPEVYNLSKPNHGDRVTFC
- the LOC108899350 gene encoding gap junction Cx32.2 protein, with product MGDWSYLSALLDKVQSHSTVVGKIWMSVLFLFRIFVLGAAVDNVWGDEVSEFYCDTQEPGCVHACYNWMFPISYIHYWVLQITFVSTPTLVYLGHAVHIIHKEKKMMERLRDSPDGSALKKPKYTDDRGKVKIKGILFCTYMTQLIFKILLEVAFSVGQFYIFGSVFMVSYFHCTMSPPCAVFTGAQCYISRPTEKTIFIIFMLVVSGISVLLNIIEIIYLLCNRRKHNRKQLLAPQQSLSSPPYPSNPAWGDTSTHYRGFPLSPLPAQGLTDLCNDEKHFDSISKEKDT